Proteins from one Bacteroidota bacterium genomic window:
- the ilvN gene encoding acetolactate synthase small subunit, translated as MMSDLAPRFKEKKSKPMSDITLTPQQIFRKNAAGEPLNDKDEPELRRHMINVMLENSIGALNRVVNLFSARGFSLESVAVGKTDDPTLYRMTLVTKGTTRKIEQVLTHLGNLIDTVEVEDLTDLETVERELCLLKVRYTEKNRAQVMDIMNIFRGKVIDITQESMSFELTGPAKKINAFVGMMQPFGIEELHRSGRVAMRRALIHGG; from the coding sequence ATGATGTCTGATTTAGCCCCACGTTTTAAAGAGAAGAAGAGCAAACCCATGTCAGATATAACGTTGACACCCCAGCAGATATTTCGTAAAAATGCCGCCGGCGAGCCGCTCAATGACAAAGATGAGCCAGAACTGCGCCGGCACATGATCAATGTGATGCTGGAGAACTCTATTGGCGCGCTCAACCGCGTGGTCAACCTGTTCTCTGCACGTGGCTTTAGCCTGGAAAGCGTTGCTGTGGGTAAAACCGATGATCCTACGCTTTACCGTATGACGCTGGTCACCAAAGGCACCACGCGGAAAATTGAGCAGGTCCTTACCCATCTGGGTAACCTGATTGATACCGTTGAAGTGGAAGATTTGACTGACCTTGAAACCGTCGAGCGTGAGTTGTGCCTGCTCAAAGTGCGCTACACAGAAAAGAACCGCGCGCAGGTGATGGACATCATGAACATTTTCCGAGGCAAGGTCATCGACATAACCCAGGAAAGCATGAGTTTTGAACTCACGGGACCCGCAAAGAAAATCAACGCCTTTGTTGGTATGATGCAGCCTTTTGGTATCGAAGAATTGCATCGCAGTGGCCGCGTTGCCATGCGCCGGGCGCTGATTCACGGAGGCTGA
- the ilvC gene encoding ketol-acid reductoisomerase — protein MGVKVHYDADLDIILEKKVAVIGYGSQGHAHALNLRDSGVDVAVGLRDGSRSAEKAREKGLDVKSIAEAVQWADVVMVLIPDQHHKRTYEADIKPHLTAGKALGVGHGFSVHYDEIKPPADVDVFMVAPKSPGHLVRRVYEEGAGVPCLVAVAQNPSGGALPLALSYAKAIGGANAGVIETTFKDETETDLFGEQAVLCGGSEMLIRAGFETLTEAGYPPELAYFEVLHELKLIVDLYYEGGLAYMNYSISDTAEYGNYSRGPRLITDAVRTEMKAILSEIQSGQFAREWIAECDAGWPNFDDMKRDSREHPIEKVGKKLRGMMSWLRPNKKADTADSPVSA, from the coding sequence ATGGGAGTAAAGGTTCATTACGACGCAGACCTGGATATCATCCTCGAAAAGAAAGTAGCTGTCATCGGATATGGCAGTCAGGGGCATGCACACGCACTCAACCTGCGCGACAGCGGGGTTGATGTTGCTGTTGGCTTGCGCGATGGATCGCGTTCAGCTGAGAAAGCCCGCGAAAAGGGCCTGGATGTGAAATCAATTGCTGAAGCAGTTCAGTGGGCAGATGTGGTGATGGTGCTTATTCCCGACCAGCACCACAAGCGTACGTACGAAGCAGACATCAAGCCTCATCTCACGGCAGGCAAAGCCCTTGGCGTAGGACATGGCTTTAGCGTCCACTACGACGAAATCAAGCCGCCGGCTGATGTTGATGTCTTTATGGTGGCGCCCAAGTCTCCGGGACACCTTGTAAGGCGCGTGTACGAAGAAGGCGCTGGCGTCCCTTGCCTCGTAGCAGTTGCCCAGAATCCGTCTGGTGGCGCACTACCCCTGGCGTTGAGCTACGCAAAAGCAATTGGCGGCGCAAATGCTGGTGTCATTGAAACCACGTTCAAAGACGAAACGGAAACGGACCTCTTTGGCGAGCAGGCTGTGTTGTGTGGTGGATCTGAAATGCTCATCCGCGCTGGTTTTGAGACGCTGACAGAAGCGGGCTACCCACCTGAGTTGGCGTATTTCGAAGTGCTGCATGAGCTCAAGCTGATTGTCGACCTGTATTACGAAGGTGGACTCGCCTATATGAACTACTCGATCAGTGATACAGCTGAGTACGGTAATTATTCGCGCGGCCCTCGCCTGATTACGGATGCTGTGCGGACAGAAATGAAAGCGATCTTGTCTGAGATTCAGTCCGGGCAATTTGCGCGTGAGTGGATTGCAGAATGTGACGCCGGCTGGCCGAACTTCGATGACATGAAACGTGATTCTCGCGAACATCCTATTGAAAAAGTCGGCAAGAAATTGCGCGGTATGATGAGTTGGCTTCGCCCAAACAAAAAAGCCGACACCGCAGACTCTCCTGTTAGCGCCTAG
- the leuB gene encoding 3-isopropylmalate dehydrogenase, whose product MKTFRIVTLPGDGIGPEVVAETLRVLRAVGEATGFGLEVSEHLIGGAALDATDDPFPAVTAEACLAADAVLMGAVGGPKWDHFTGSKRPESGLLALRKTLGTFANLRPVSVPAALAASSPLREERVTGTDMLIVRELTGGIYFGEPRGRHAAEAGRWAENTMVYDEQEIARIAHVAFTWARRRRNKVTLVDKANVLVVSQLWREVVAEVHEASYADVEYDLLYVDNAAMQVVINPRQFDVVVTSNLFGDILSDLAATLPGSLGMLPSASVGGKVGLFEPVHGSAPDIVGEGKANPLATMLSGVMMLEELGEQAAAEAIRAGIDDVLEDNCRTRDMWQEGQQLVTTREMGQRVIEKVTQRLARVPA is encoded by the coding sequence ATGAAAACATTCCGCATTGTAACATTGCCAGGCGATGGCATTGGGCCCGAAGTTGTTGCTGAAACCCTGCGTGTTTTGCGTGCAGTCGGCGAGGCAACCGGGTTTGGGCTGGAAGTATCAGAGCATCTCATCGGTGGTGCTGCCCTTGATGCCACGGATGACCCGTTTCCTGCAGTGACCGCTGAGGCTTGTCTGGCTGCTGATGCAGTACTGATGGGCGCTGTTGGCGGCCCAAAGTGGGATCACTTTACAGGCAGTAAGCGCCCAGAGAGTGGGTTGCTGGCCCTGCGCAAAACACTCGGCACGTTTGCCAACTTGCGTCCGGTCTCCGTACCTGCTGCACTGGCTGCTTCCTCGCCATTACGCGAAGAGCGGGTGACCGGTACAGATATGTTGATTGTTCGGGAGTTGACGGGCGGCATCTACTTTGGCGAGCCAAGAGGCCGGCATGCAGCCGAAGCAGGACGCTGGGCTGAAAACACGATGGTGTATGACGAGCAGGAAATTGCGAGGATCGCACACGTCGCATTCACCTGGGCGCGTCGCCGGCGCAACAAAGTCACGCTGGTGGACAAAGCCAACGTACTCGTTGTATCGCAACTGTGGCGCGAAGTTGTTGCCGAGGTACACGAGGCATCATACGCTGACGTTGAATACGATTTGCTGTACGTAGACAATGCTGCGATGCAGGTGGTAATCAATCCGAGACAGTTTGATGTGGTTGTTACGTCCAACCTGTTTGGTGATATCCTGTCAGATTTAGCTGCAACGCTGCCGGGTTCGCTTGGCATGCTGCCTTCTGCCAGTGTTGGTGGGAAAGTCGGTTTGTTCGAACCTGTCCATGGCAGTGCGCCCGATATTGTTGGGGAAGGAAAAGCCAATCCGCTTGCTACGATGCTTAGTGGCGTAATGATGCTCGAAGAACTGGGTGAGCAGGCAGCTGCTGAGGCCATTCGGGCAGGCATCGACGACGTGCTGGAAGACAACTGTCGGACACGTGATATGTGGCAAGAGGGACAACAACTTGTCACTACCCGGGAAATGGGTCAACGGGTAATTGAAAAGGTAACACAACGTCTCGCGCGCGTCCCCGCCTGA